One part of the Flavobacterium johnsoniae UW101 genome encodes these proteins:
- the recF gene encoding DNA replication/repair protein RecF (All proteins in this family for which functions are known are DNA-binding proteins that assist the filamentation of RecA onto DNA for the initiation of recombination or recombinational repair.), translating to MHLNKLSLFNYKNFSEAGFDFDIKINCFVGKNGIGKTNVLDAIYHLAYGKSYFNPLAVQNIKHGEEFFVIDAELEKNDRTEQIVCSLKKGQKKVLKRNGKAYDKFSDHIGFIPLVIISPADRDLIVEGSETRRKFMDSVISQLDSTYLHQLIQYQKVIVQRNALLKYFALNHTFDNDTLSIYNEQLNEFGKSIFEKRKEFLEEFIPIFNVHHQAITGSEESVQLVYESHLFEKDLLTLLQENINKDRALHYTSSGIHKDDLSFEIDSHPIKKFGSQGQQKSFLIALKLAQFEFLKKQSGVKPILLFDDIFDKLDETRVAKIVEMVNSETFGQLFISDTHPERTEAIVKSTHQTYKIFNL from the coding sequence ATGCATTTAAACAAACTTTCTTTATTCAATTATAAAAATTTCTCTGAAGCCGGTTTTGATTTCGACATCAAGATCAACTGCTTTGTAGGCAAAAACGGAATTGGAAAAACCAATGTTCTGGATGCAATTTATCATTTAGCTTACGGAAAAAGTTATTTTAATCCGCTTGCCGTGCAAAACATCAAACACGGAGAAGAGTTTTTTGTAATTGATGCCGAATTAGAAAAAAATGACAGAACAGAGCAAATTGTCTGCAGTTTAAAAAAAGGGCAAAAAAAGGTTTTAAAAAGAAACGGAAAAGCATACGATAAATTTTCTGATCATATCGGATTCATTCCGCTTGTAATTATTTCACCAGCCGACCGCGATTTAATTGTGGAAGGAAGCGAAACACGCCGTAAATTTATGGACAGCGTTATTTCGCAGTTAGATTCAACGTATCTGCATCAGCTTATTCAATATCAAAAAGTAATTGTACAGCGAAATGCCCTTTTAAAATATTTTGCTCTTAACCACACTTTCGACAACGACACCTTATCTATATATAATGAGCAGTTAAATGAATTTGGAAAATCGATTTTTGAAAAAAGAAAAGAGTTTCTCGAAGAATTCATACCTATATTTAATGTACACCATCAGGCCATAACAGGCTCAGAAGAATCAGTGCAATTGGTTTACGAAAGTCATTTGTTTGAAAAAGATTTATTAACGCTTTTACAGGAAAACATAAATAAGGACAGAGCGTTGCATTATACAAGCTCAGGGATCCATAAAGATGATTTGTCTTTTGAAATTGATTCGCATCCTATAAAAAAATTCGGATCACAGGGACAGCAAAAATCGTTTTTGATTGCCTTGAAACTGGCTCAGTTTGAATTTTTGAAAAAACAAAGCGGTGTAAAACCTATTTTATTATTTGATGATATTTTTGACAAACTGGATGAAACCCGCGTTGCTAAAATTGTCGAAATGGTGAACAGCGAAACTTTTGGACAGCTCTTTATTTCAGATACACATCCGGAACGAACCGAAGCGATTGTAAAATCGACACACCAAACGTATAAGATATTCAATTTATAA
- a CDS encoding M48 family metalloprotease, whose protein sequence is MKKKIIIAGFLFAAFGFTNMNAQINLGDKAIGALQKGVASFTLSNADAAALSKEAVRKLDSTNEVAGPNDGYTLRLNRVFGKHTAGEGFTLNYKVYKLKEVNAFATADGSVRVYSGLMDIMDDNELLAVIGHEIGHVANNDSRDAMRAAYQKEALIDGASSQSAKISAVTDSQLGKIGSALIDSKHSRKQETEADLYSYNFLKKNGYNVNAEESAFRILAKMSEGAEASFIDQMMSSHPDSKKRADDAKARAEKDGVYKPYVQQKIDNTVPKAATVKKTTTTKKTTTKKK, encoded by the coding sequence ATGAAAAAGAAAATTATAATAGCAGGATTCTTATTTGCAGCATTTGGTTTTACAAATATGAATGCGCAGATTAATTTAGGTGATAAAGCGATTGGAGCACTTCAAAAAGGTGTTGCCAGTTTTACGCTGAGTAATGCAGATGCTGCGGCTTTGTCTAAAGAAGCAGTTCGCAAATTGGACTCAACTAATGAAGTAGCAGGACCAAATGACGGTTATACTTTAAGATTAAACCGTGTTTTTGGAAAGCACACTGCCGGTGAAGGTTTTACCTTAAACTATAAAGTTTACAAATTAAAAGAAGTAAATGCTTTTGCAACTGCTGATGGAAGTGTACGTGTATATTCAGGTTTAATGGATATTATGGATGACAATGAATTGCTGGCAGTAATTGGTCATGAAATTGGTCACGTTGCAAACAACGATTCAAGAGATGCAATGCGTGCAGCTTATCAAAAAGAAGCATTAATTGACGGAGCATCTTCACAATCGGCTAAAATTTCTGCAGTAACAGACAGTCAGTTAGGAAAAATAGGAAGTGCTTTAATCGATAGTAAACACAGCCGTAAACAAGAAACAGAGGCGGATTTATACTCATACAATTTCTTGAAGAAAAATGGTTATAACGTAAATGCAGAAGAATCTGCTTTTAGAATTTTAGCAAAAATGAGTGAAGGAGCAGAGGCTTCATTTATTGATCAAATGATGAGCTCTCACCCAGATTCTAAGAAAAGAGCTGATGATGCTAAAGCAAGAGCTGAAAAAGACGGTGTTTACAAACCATACGTACAGCAAAAAATAGACAATACAGTTCCGAAAGCAGCGACTGTGAAAAAAACAACTACTACAAAGAAAACTACAACGAAGAAAAAATAG
- a CDS encoding energy transducer TonB — MSKLSIYESKWTDLVFENKNKEYGAYQLRQENSKTTVNALFTALLLITAVGSVSMLVNKFSIDNAVDTEPVIYKPLVVTDLNDIVKPKVEEYIAPPAQKQEPASQAPVTSSQLTNPVITHADQAVTEIATNRENTPVVDNTTAGPGTGVNTMPTTGGPGTGEIDTPVVQGPYTPAALDKMPEFPGGIKNFYTYVGKNFTRPELDEERTLRVYVSFVIERDGSMTDILVKNDPGYGLGKEAVRVLKSLKTKWAPGMIDGKAVRTAYNLPITIQTQPE, encoded by the coding sequence ATGTCTAAATTAAGCATCTATGAAAGCAAGTGGACCGATCTTGTTTTCGAAAACAAAAACAAAGAGTACGGAGCGTATCAATTACGCCAAGAAAATTCTAAAACAACTGTCAATGCGTTGTTTACGGCCTTGTTATTAATAACAGCCGTGGGAAGTGTATCGATGCTGGTTAATAAATTTAGTATTGATAATGCTGTTGATACAGAACCGGTAATTTACAAGCCTTTAGTAGTAACTGATCTTAACGACATTGTGAAACCCAAAGTTGAAGAGTACATTGCACCTCCTGCACAAAAACAAGAGCCTGCATCACAAGCTCCTGTTACTTCATCTCAATTAACAAATCCTGTTATTACTCATGCTGATCAAGCAGTTACAGAAATTGCAACAAACAGAGAAAACACTCCTGTTGTAGACAACACTACTGCCGGACCTGGAACAGGCGTTAATACAATGCCAACAACTGGAGGGCCAGGAACTGGTGAAATTGACACACCTGTAGTTCAAGGACCTTATACGCCTGCTGCATTAGACAAAATGCCAGAGTTTCCGGGCGGGATAAAAAATTTCTACACTTATGTGGGCAAAAATTTTACCCGACCAGAATTGGATGAAGAAAGAACTTTACGTGTTTACGTTTCTTTTGTAATTGAAAGAGACGGTTCAATGACTGATATTTTAGTTAAAAACGATCCGGGTTATGGATTAGGAAAAGAAGCTGTTAGAGTTTTAAAATCATTAAAAACAAAATGGGCTCCGGGAATGATTGACGGAAAAGCAGTTAGAACTGCCTACAATCTTCCAATAACAATACAAACACAACCAGAATAA
- a CDS encoding glycosyltransferase — MKRKILFLGESYRADAITWVKGLKEFRDFEIITWELQTPNNSKLNRFKRILEYFFSPVSIRKIIRNQKPDMVIAERTTSYGFLAALSGSKTIAIAQQGRTDLWPEGSVLYPFKKFIQKYAFKKAHLIHAWGPVMTIHMKAIGVDMSKVLVLPKGIDLSLFTPSTNNSNKIEAIVTRSLQPEYRHDSILKAFGILHQKGIDFSLTIVGDGTRLQYLKDLAKELQIENKVTFTGRIPNTELPKLLQQSNIYISMPITEGVSASLFEAMACNCYPVVSDIPGNQSWITHRENGQLIEIDNIEMLANELMWSFENAEFRNQAILRNRKFVEENANYDTNMKVIADRYHELLDSRNN; from the coding sequence ATGAAAAGAAAAATACTTTTTCTTGGAGAATCTTACCGCGCTGACGCTATAACCTGGGTGAAAGGTTTGAAAGAATTTCGCGATTTTGAAATTATCACCTGGGAACTTCAAACGCCAAACAATTCAAAACTTAACAGATTCAAACGTATTTTAGAATATTTCTTTTCTCCTGTTTCTATTAGAAAAATTATTAGAAACCAAAAACCAGATATGGTTATTGCAGAAAGAACTACAAGTTACGGCTTTCTTGCTGCTTTATCCGGTTCTAAAACTATTGCCATTGCACAGCAAGGCCGAACTGATTTATGGCCGGAAGGTTCTGTTTTATACCCTTTTAAGAAATTCATTCAGAAATATGCTTTCAAAAAAGCACATTTAATTCATGCGTGGGGGCCAGTTATGACAATTCACATGAAAGCAATCGGCGTTGATATGAGTAAAGTTTTGGTTTTGCCAAAAGGAATTGATTTGTCGCTTTTTACTCCTTCAACAAATAATTCAAATAAAATTGAAGCGATTGTAACACGTTCTTTACAGCCGGAATACCGCCATGACTCTATTTTAAAAGCTTTTGGAATTTTACATCAAAAAGGAATTGATTTTTCGCTTACAATTGTTGGAGACGGAACAAGATTGCAGTATTTAAAAGATTTAGCCAAAGAACTGCAAATCGAAAATAAAGTAACCTTTACAGGAAGAATCCCAAATACAGAACTTCCAAAATTATTACAGCAATCCAATATTTATATCAGCATGCCAATTACCGAAGGCGTTTCGGCATCTTTATTTGAAGCAATGGCTTGTAATTGTTATCCTGTTGTTTCTGATATTCCCGGAAACCAAAGCTGGATCACGCATCGTGAAAACGGACAATTAATTGAAATTGACAATATCGAAATGCTCGCCAATGAATTGATGTGGTCATTTGAAAATGCTGAGTTCAGAAATCAGGCTATTTTAAGAAATAGGAAATTTGTAGAGGAAAATGCGAATTATGATACTAATATGAAGGTTATTGCTGATCGATATCATGAGTTGTTGGATTCTCGAAATAACTAA
- a CDS encoding DUF2461 domain-containing protein, with protein sequence MLTKESLQFLDDLKKNNNRDWFQDNKKRYEVFKKDYHQLVSDFLDAMKPLDPSLELLEVKNCTFRINRDIRFSKDKSPYKAHLGVWMSTGAKGANRAGYYVHIEKGASFIAGGFYSPDPEDLKKVRKEIAFFYDDLQEILNDKNFKKEFGSLDINENNSLKSMPRGYEKDHPAIEFLKLKSFTATQKYDISEVTQKDFVSKVSKKLIALKPLNEFINRALDTEEF encoded by the coding sequence ATGTTAACGAAAGAATCATTGCAATTTTTAGACGATTTAAAAAAGAACAATAATAGAGACTGGTTTCAGGATAACAAAAAACGTTATGAAGTCTTCAAAAAAGATTACCATCAATTGGTAAGTGATTTTCTGGATGCTATGAAACCTCTTGATCCTTCATTAGAATTGCTGGAAGTTAAAAACTGTACTTTTAGAATTAATCGTGATATTCGATTTTCAAAAGACAAATCTCCCTATAAAGCACATTTGGGCGTTTGGATGTCAACTGGTGCAAAAGGTGCAAATCGTGCGGGATATTATGTTCATATAGAAAAAGGCGCCAGTTTTATCGCCGGCGGATTTTACTCTCCTGACCCTGAAGATTTAAAAAAAGTCCGCAAAGAAATTGCTTTTTTCTACGATGATCTGCAAGAAATATTAAACGACAAAAACTTTAAAAAAGAATTTGGAAGTTTAGATATCAACGAAAACAACTCACTAAAAAGCATGCCCCGCGGTTACGAAAAAGACCATCCGGCAATTGAGTTTTTAAAATTGAAGAGCTTTACAGCTACTCAAAAATATGATATTTCCGAAGTTACTCAGAAAGACTTCGTTTCTAAAGTGAGCAAAAAACTGATTGCTCTAAAACCTTTAAACGAATTTATAAACCGCGCTTTAGATACCGAAGAATTTTAA
- a CDS encoding FMN-binding negative transcriptional regulator encodes MYTPDLYKNENQEEIRTFLKENSFGILINQTNGKLYATHIPMELGINAEGKEILEGHISKLNPQAEGFAANDQVLAVFSGPHSYISSSWYDHENVPTWNYIAVHVYGRIKIVDYDTSVDQLKKLVDKYEANSANPVRVENLSDKTMREARGIFGLEIEIDEIQATKKLSQNRDDHNYKNIISELEKTENPQSIAVAKEMSKCRK; translated from the coding sequence ATGTACACACCAGATTTATACAAAAATGAAAATCAGGAAGAAATCAGAACATTTTTAAAAGAAAATAGTTTTGGAATCCTGATTAATCAAACCAACGGGAAATTATACGCCACGCATATTCCAATGGAATTAGGAATTAATGCTGAGGGAAAAGAAATTCTGGAAGGTCATATCTCTAAACTCAATCCGCAGGCTGAAGGTTTTGCAGCAAACGATCAGGTTTTAGCCGTTTTTTCCGGTCCGCATAGTTACATTTCGTCCTCCTGGTACGACCATGAAAATGTGCCTACCTGGAATTACATAGCCGTACATGTTTACGGAAGAATCAAAATAGTTGATTACGATACCTCTGTAGACCAGCTCAAAAAATTAGTTGACAAATACGAAGCAAATTCTGCAAATCCGGTTCGTGTTGAAAATTTATCAGATAAAACAATGCGCGAAGCTAGAGGAATTTTTGGTCTTGAAATTGAAATTGATGAGATTCAGGCCACTAAAAAACTTTCTCAAAACCGCGACGATCATAATTATAAAAACATAATTTCAGAATTAGAGAAAACCGAAAACCCTCAGTCTATTGCTGTTGCAAAAGAAATGTCAAAATGCCGAAAGTAA
- a CDS encoding pyridoxal phosphate-dependent aminotransferase, whose product MSNRRNWLKQIGLGAIGLSFTQFETFANPSAENYVSLDLDKSPILLRSNENPYGPSPLARAAMQKSVNSSNRYGWDLSGELISLIAKKNSVSDNNILLGAGSTEILDLVLQYTALKKGNFILAETTFNYWTFPFEKLGLKKITVPLTADKKHDLTAMLKAIDSDTKMIYICNPNNPTGTICNYEQLVSFVKEVPKNIIVFVDEAYLDFTKEKSLSGLVIENQNLIITKTFSKMYGLAGARIGYAIAAASTIDELSALKSSPNLSVSSVSTAAALASLNDDKFIQQVQTANEEVKKYTIEQLTKLNLTCIPSQANFIYFSLDNYKKDYFKQLENNNIQGTKIYEENGKWTRITIGTMKEMQQFIEAVK is encoded by the coding sequence ATGAGCAATAGAAGAAACTGGTTAAAACAAATAGGTTTAGGCGCAATCGGATTAAGCTTTACTCAATTTGAAACATTTGCAAATCCGTCAGCAGAAAACTATGTTTCTTTAGATTTAGATAAATCTCCCATATTATTACGATCAAATGAAAATCCGTATGGTCCTTCCCCACTCGCCCGCGCTGCCATGCAAAAAAGCGTCAACAGCAGTAATCGATATGGCTGGGATCTTTCAGGAGAATTGATTTCACTTATTGCAAAAAAGAACAGCGTTTCAGACAACAATATACTATTAGGTGCCGGTTCAACAGAAATCTTAGATTTAGTTCTTCAATATACCGCTTTAAAAAAGGGAAATTTTATACTTGCCGAAACAACCTTTAACTATTGGACATTTCCTTTTGAGAAATTAGGACTCAAAAAAATTACGGTTCCGTTAACCGCAGATAAAAAACATGATTTAACAGCAATGTTAAAAGCAATTGATTCAGATACAAAAATGATTTACATCTGCAATCCTAATAATCCAACTGGTACAATCTGCAATTACGAGCAACTGGTTTCTTTTGTAAAAGAAGTACCTAAAAATATAATTGTCTTTGTTGACGAAGCTTATCTTGATTTCACGAAAGAAAAATCTCTGAGCGGTCTTGTAATAGAAAACCAAAATTTAATTATCACTAAAACTTTTTCAAAAATGTACGGTTTAGCCGGCGCGCGAATTGGTTATGCCATTGCTGCTGCATCAACAATTGACGAACTCAGCGCTTTAAAATCGTCTCCTAATTTATCTGTCAGTTCAGTATCAACAGCCGCTGCTCTAGCCTCATTAAATGACGATAAATTTATTCAGCAAGTGCAAACTGCAAATGAGGAAGTCAAAAAATATACTATCGAGCAGCTTACCAAACTAAATTTAACCTGCATTCCTTCTCAAGCCAATTTTATCTATTTTTCTCTAGACAACTACAAAAAAGATTACTTTAAACAATTAGAGAATAACAACATACAGGGAACTAAAATCTACGAAGAAAACGGAAAATGGACCAGAATTACAATTGGTACTATGAAAGAAATGCAGCAATTTATTGAAGCTGTAAAATAA
- the murB gene encoding UDP-N-acetylmuramate dehydrogenase, which produces MEIQSNFSLKNYNTFGIEAKAKQFIAVHSVEELKTILKENKNEKKFILGGGSNMLLTKDIDALVIHIDLKGKEIIKEDDDFVWVESQAGETWHDFVLWTIDNNFGGLENMSLIPGNVGTTPVQNIGAYGTEIKDTFVSCNAINIETQETKTFTNAECNFGYRESIFKNEVKDQFIITSVIYKLTKRNHKINTSYGDILAELAKNNISEPTLKDVSNAVIAIRQSKLPDPKELGNSGSFFKNPILLKSDFEQIHKKFPEMKFYEVSETEVKVPAGWLIEQAGFKGKRFGDAGVHKNQALVLVNYGNATGQEILNVSKEVQKTVFETFGIKIEAEVNVI; this is translated from the coding sequence ATGGAAATCCAATCCAATTTTTCTTTAAAAAACTACAATACTTTTGGTATCGAAGCCAAAGCCAAACAATTCATAGCAGTACATTCTGTTGAAGAATTGAAAACCATTTTAAAAGAAAATAAAAACGAAAAAAAGTTCATTCTTGGCGGCGGAAGCAATATGCTTTTGACCAAAGATATAGACGCATTGGTTATTCATATTGATTTAAAAGGCAAAGAAATAATTAAAGAAGACGATGATTTTGTCTGGGTAGAAAGTCAGGCAGGCGAAACGTGGCATGATTTCGTTCTTTGGACAATCGATAATAATTTTGGCGGATTAGAAAATATGTCTCTAATTCCCGGAAATGTAGGCACAACACCTGTTCAGAACATTGGCGCTTATGGAACTGAAATTAAAGACACTTTCGTTTCCTGCAACGCCATAAACATCGAAACTCAGGAAACTAAAACTTTCACTAATGCTGAATGTAATTTTGGATATCGCGAAAGCATTTTTAAAAATGAAGTAAAAGATCAGTTTATTATCACTTCGGTTATTTATAAATTGACAAAACGCAATCATAAAATTAATACATCGTATGGCGATATTTTGGCTGAGTTAGCTAAAAACAACATTTCAGAACCAACTCTAAAAGATGTAAGCAATGCTGTAATTGCGATTAGACAAAGTAAACTTCCGGATCCGAAAGAACTGGGAAACAGCGGCAGTTTCTTTAAAAACCCAATTTTATTGAAATCTGATTTCGAGCAAATCCACAAAAAATTCCCTGAAATGAAATTTTACGAAGTTTCAGAAACCGAAGTAAAAGTTCCTGCTGGATGGCTTATCGAGCAAGCTGGTTTTAAAGGAAAACGTTTTGGCGATGCCGGAGTTCATAAAAACCAGGCTTTGGTTTTGGTTAATTATGGAAATGCTACAGGTCAGGAAATATTGAATGTTTCAAAAGAAGTTCAAAAAACTGTTTTTGAAACCTTCGGAATTAAGATTGAAGCCGAAGTGAATGTAATTTAA
- a CDS encoding RNA polymerase sigma factor: MEINSKIEKAKKGDQVAFTFLLDYFWNEVYSFMLKRTENETTAEDVTIETFSKAFDKIASYNPEFQFNTWLIAIAKNVYIDLLRKKKTSLFIEITDTEDQQAYNIADTTPSAEDALIKEQNLSRLLLCIKELKPHYQEVIQLRYFQELSYQEIADKIDEPLSNVKVKILRAKKLLAEIINRNR, translated from the coding sequence TTGGAAATAAATTCTAAAATAGAAAAAGCAAAAAAAGGTGACCAGGTCGCCTTTACTTTTTTATTAGATTATTTCTGGAATGAAGTTTACAGCTTTATGCTTAAACGTACAGAAAATGAAACCACAGCTGAAGACGTTACGATAGAAACTTTTTCTAAGGCTTTTGACAAAATAGCTTCGTACAATCCCGAATTTCAGTTTAATACCTGGCTTATTGCCATCGCAAAAAATGTATATATAGATTTACTGCGTAAAAAGAAAACCAGCCTTTTTATCGAAATTACTGACACAGAAGACCAGCAGGCATATAATATTGCCGACACTACTCCATCTGCAGAAGATGCATTAATTAAAGAGCAAAATCTATCTCGTTTGCTTTTATGCATTAAAGAATTAAAGCCCCATTATCAGGAAGTAATCCAGCTTCGCTACTTTCAAGAATTATCTTATCAGGAAATTGCTGACAAGATTGACGAACCTTTAAGCAATGTTAAAGTAAAAATACTACGCGCTAAAAAATTGTTAGCAGAAATCATCAATCGTAATAGATAA
- a CDS encoding glycosyltransferase, which translates to MLITLFYFFIAVVFIQLFYYLGIFGKFAFAKPQEVTPKNIPVSVIVCAKNEEENVKKFVPLLAEQNYPDFEIVLIDDASSDETLEVFEEFEQKYPNIRLVKVENNEAFWGNKKYALTLGIKAAKKEYLLFTDADCYPTSKDWITSMTSQFTESKTIVLGYGGYEKRERSFLNKIIRFETVLTAVQYFSWAKAGLPYMGVGRNLAYKKEEFFNVNGFIDHIQVRSGDDDLFINQAANKSNTTISYNPESFTYSNPKESFKDWFTQKRRHISTAEHYKFFDKFQLGLFFCSQLFFFLSVIVLLAFQFQWIAVVAILATRYTVVWTVIGFSAGKLKEKDIKIWFPIVEIALILTQINIFITNIFSKPVYWK; encoded by the coding sequence ATGCTTATAACTTTATTTTACTTCTTTATTGCTGTTGTTTTTATTCAACTTTTCTACTATTTAGGAATTTTTGGAAAGTTTGCTTTTGCTAAACCTCAAGAAGTTACACCAAAAAACATTCCGGTTTCTGTAATTGTCTGCGCAAAAAATGAAGAAGAAAATGTAAAGAAATTTGTTCCGTTATTAGCCGAACAAAATTATCCTGATTTTGAAATTGTTTTAATTGACGATGCTTCAAGCGACGAAACTTTGGAAGTTTTTGAAGAGTTTGAGCAAAAATACCCAAACATTCGTCTGGTTAAAGTTGAAAACAACGAAGCCTTTTGGGGAAATAAAAAATACGCATTGACACTGGGAATTAAGGCTGCCAAAAAAGAATACCTTTTATTTACAGATGCTGATTGTTATCCAACATCAAAAGACTGGATTACTTCTATGACTTCTCAATTTACAGAAAGTAAAACTATTGTTTTAGGATATGGAGGTTACGAAAAAAGAGAGCGTTCTTTTTTAAACAAAATAATTCGTTTTGAAACTGTTTTAACAGCAGTTCAATATTTTTCATGGGCAAAAGCAGGACTTCCGTACATGGGAGTGGGACGTAATTTAGCCTATAAAAAAGAAGAGTTTTTTAATGTAAATGGTTTTATCGATCATATTCAGGTTCGTTCGGGTGATGATGATTTATTTATAAATCAGGCAGCTAATAAATCAAACACTACGATATCGTATAATCCGGAAAGTTTTACATATTCAAATCCAAAAGAATCTTTTAAAGATTGGTTTACTCAAAAAAGAAGACATATTTCTACAGCAGAACATTATAAGTTTTTTGATAAATTTCAATTAGGACTTTTCTTCTGTTCACAATTATTTTTCTTTTTATCAGTTATTGTTTTACTGGCTTTTCAATTTCAATGGATTGCTGTTGTGGCTATTTTGGCAACGAGATACACAGTAGTTTGGACTGTAATTGGATTTTCTGCCGGAAAATTAAAGGAAAAAGACATTAAAATCTGGTTTCCTATTGTAGAGATAGCGCTTATATTAACGCAAATTAATATCTTTATAACTAATATTTTTTCAAAACCTGTATATTGGAAATAA
- a CDS encoding GNAT family N-acetyltransferase has product MTEDISIKIINPDDEKAAPILEELSANLYLRFGSDGRNSFTDWQNNNAKFVFVAAELNNEIIGCGAIRPIEGNIGEVKRMYSKFRGKKIGQTILTFLEKEAKKIGFTELVLETRVKNIEAVEFYKKQQYNIIPNYGKYIDRPEAICFGKSLI; this is encoded by the coding sequence ATGACAGAAGACATTTCCATAAAAATAATAAACCCGGATGATGAAAAAGCAGCTCCAATTCTCGAAGAATTGTCTGCAAATCTCTATCTTCGTTTTGGAAGTGACGGCAGAAATTCGTTTACAGACTGGCAGAACAATAATGCAAAATTTGTATTTGTCGCAGCAGAATTAAACAATGAAATTATAGGATGCGGTGCAATAAGACCAATTGAAGGAAATATTGGCGAGGTAAAACGAATGTATTCAAAGTTTCGGGGAAAGAAAATCGGGCAGACTATTCTGACATTTCTGGAAAAAGAAGCAAAGAAAATTGGCTTTACCGAATTAGTTTTAGAAACCAGAGTAAAAAATATTGAAGCTGTAGAGTTTTACAAAAAACAACAATACAATATAATTCCAAATTATGGAAAATATATTGACAGACCAGAGGCAATTTGTTTTGGGAAGTCTTTGATATAA
- a CDS encoding PH domain-containing protein — translation MGIFSALMGNAGTVSQEDLLKKYGQLLTDNEEIEMGFKLIRDTFIFTNKRLILVDVQGLTGSKTEYKSIAYKSITRFSVETAGTFDLDAELKIWVSSELNPSIVKQFNKSVNVYDVQKVLAHHVLG, via the coding sequence ATGGGAATATTTTCAGCTCTTATGGGCAACGCAGGAACTGTAAGCCAGGAAGATTTACTAAAGAAATACGGTCAGCTTTTAACAGATAATGAGGAAATTGAAATGGGTTTTAAACTAATCCGTGACACTTTTATTTTTACCAACAAAAGATTAATCCTGGTTGATGTACAAGGATTAACAGGAAGCAAAACCGAATACAAATCTATTGCTTACAAAAGCATTACCCGATTCAGCGTAGAAACAGCAGGAACTTTTGATCTTGATGCTGAGTTAAAAATCTGGGTTTCGAGCGAATTAAACCCAAGCATTGTAAAACAATTTAATAAATCAGTAAATGTGTATGATGTTCAAAAAGTTTTGGCACATCATGTTTTAGGTTAA